A genomic stretch from Malus domestica chromosome 15, GDT2T_hap1 includes:
- the LOC139191854 gene encoding uncharacterized mitochondrial protein AtMg00820-like: protein MKDELHALENNKKWSIVKLPPGKKVVGSRWVYKTKFKDDGSIERHKAILVARGFTQTFGVDYKETFALVVKMNIVKVLLSVAVNCSWPLHQMDVKMRSFMGIYKKKYTCNFRQVLLKHKYVVDLLNGDELLDCKPAITPFDSKLKLDMDGEPFTDVSHYQRSIKEGINRDIKFDMF, encoded by the exons ATGAAGGATGAACTTCATGCCTTGGAGAACAATAAAAAATGGAGCATTGTGAAGTTACCACCAGGGAAGAAGGTTGTTGGGAGTAGATGGGTCTATAAGACAAAGTTCAAGGATGATGGATCCATTGAACGTCACAAGGCTATATTGGTTGCACGTGGTTTCACTCAAACGTTTGGGGTAGACTACAAGGAGACATTTGCTCTAGTAGTTAAAATGAACATTGTTAAGGTTCTTCTTTCAGTGGCAGTGAATTGTAGCTGGCCattgcatcaaatggatgtaaaaatgCGTTCCTTCATGGGGATTTACAAGAAGAAGTATACATGCAACTTCCGCCAGGTTCTTCTCAAG CACAAGTATGTTGTGGATCTTCTCAATGGGGATGAATTACTCGATTGCAAGCCTGCTATCACTCCCTTTGATAGTAAGCTAAAGCTTGATATGGATGGAGAACCTTTCACCGATGTGAGTCACTACCAAAG ATCTATCAAGGAGGGAATCAATAGGGACATTAAATTTGACATGTTTTGA